A section of the Lutra lutra chromosome 3, mLutLut1.2, whole genome shotgun sequence genome encodes:
- the APOOL gene encoding MICOS complex subunit MIC27 isoform X2 has protein sequence MVAVRMGKLTTVLVGLICASITVLAAIEEKYKKQLVNPEQLPVYTAPPVQSKYVEEQPGHLQMGFASIRSTTGHYIGWCKGVYVFVKIGLMNTVQFGKDAYIYLKNPPQDFLPKLGVITVSGLAGLVSARKGSRFKKIAYPLGLATLAATVCYPVQSVIIAKVGNSVALEIPAETTDSLKYSVSLPAELSSETKTKSESTSGATQFMPDPKLVDHGRSHPEDVEMYSTRSSNPLHRELQDV, from the exons ATGGTGGCTGTTAGGATGGGAAAGCTGACAACCGTACTTGTAGGTCTGATATGTGCATCTATAACTGTGCTTGCAGctatagaagaaaaatacaaaaagcagcTAGTAAATCCAGAGCAGCTTCCCGTATATACTGCACCACCTGTGCAGTCTAAATATGTTGAAGAGCAGCCTGGTCATTTACAAATGGGCTTTGCATCCATCCGCAGTACAACTGGTCATTATATTGGCTGGTGCAAGGGTGTTTATGTGTTTGTGAAAATTGGGTTAATGAATACAGTACAATTTGGAAAAGATGCATATATCTACCTGAAGAATCCACCTCAAGATTTTCTTCCAAAACTTGGAGTGATTACAGTTTCAGGATTGGCAGGCTTGGTTTCAGCAAGAAAAGGTTCTAGGTTTAAGAAAATTGCTTATCCACTGGGACTGGCCACCTTAGCAGCCACTGTTTGCTACCCAGTTCAGTCAGTAATAATTGCAAAGGT AGGAAATTCTGTTGCACTAGAAATACCTGCAGAAACAACTGACAGCCTGAAATATTCAGTGTCCTTGCCAGCAGAACTCAGCtctgaaacaaagacaaaatcagAATCCACCTCAGGTGCTACACAGTTTATGCCTGACCCCAAGCTCGTGGATCACGGACGGTCCCATCCAGAAGATGTAGAAATGTACAGCACTAGAAGCTCAAATCCTCTGCATAGAGAACTACAAGATGTATGA
- the APOOL gene encoding MICOS complex subunit MIC27 isoform X1, whose product MVAVRMGKLTTVLVGLICASITVLAAIEEKYKKQLVNPEQLPVYTAPPVQSKYVEEQPGHLQMGFASIRSTTGHYIGWCKGVYVFVKIGLMNTVQFGKDAYIYLKNPPQDFLPKLGVITVSGLAGLVSARKGSRFKKIAYPLGLATLAATVCYPVQSVIIAKVTGKKAYTISQQIYEAVKSLWTKSNKEESLPKPKGNSVALEIPAETTDSLKYSVSLPAELSSETKTKSESTSGATQFMPDPKLVDHGRSHPEDVEMYSTRSSNPLHRELQDV is encoded by the coding sequence ATGGTGGCTGTTAGGATGGGAAAGCTGACAACCGTACTTGTAGGTCTGATATGTGCATCTATAACTGTGCTTGCAGctatagaagaaaaatacaaaaagcagcTAGTAAATCCAGAGCAGCTTCCCGTATATACTGCACCACCTGTGCAGTCTAAATATGTTGAAGAGCAGCCTGGTCATTTACAAATGGGCTTTGCATCCATCCGCAGTACAACTGGTCATTATATTGGCTGGTGCAAGGGTGTTTATGTGTTTGTGAAAATTGGGTTAATGAATACAGTACAATTTGGAAAAGATGCATATATCTACCTGAAGAATCCACCTCAAGATTTTCTTCCAAAACTTGGAGTGATTACAGTTTCAGGATTGGCAGGCTTGGTTTCAGCAAGAAAAGGTTCTAGGTTTAAGAAAATTGCTTATCCACTGGGACTGGCCACCTTAGCAGCCACTGTTTGCTACCCAGTTCAGTCAGTAATAATTGCAAAGGTAACTGGGAAAAAGGCATATACTATAAGCCAGCAAATTTATGAAGCAGTTAAATCATTGTGGacaaaaagcaacaaagaagAATCACTTCCTAAACCTAAAGGAAATTCTGTTGCACTAGAAATACCTGCAGAAACAACTGACAGCCTGAAATATTCAGTGTCCTTGCCAGCAGAACTCAGCtctgaaacaaagacaaaatcagAATCCACCTCAGGTGCTACACAGTTTATGCCTGACCCCAAGCTCGTGGATCACGGACGGTCCCATCCAGAAGATGTAGAAATGTACAGCACTAGAAGCTCAAATCCTCTGCATAGAGAACTACAAGATGTATGA
- the APOOL gene encoding MICOS complex subunit MIC27 isoform X3: MVAVRLPVYTAPPVQSKYVEEQPGHLQMGFASIRSTTGHYIGWCKGVYVFVKIGLMNTVQFGKDAYIYLKNPPQDFLPKLGVITVSGLAGLVSARKGSRFKKIAYPLGLATLAATVCYPVQSVIIAKVTGKKAYTISQQIYEAVKSLWTKSNKEESLPKPKGNSVALEIPAETTDSLKYSVSLPAELSSETKTKSESTSGATQFMPDPKLVDHGRSHPEDVEMYSTRSSNPLHRELQDV, translated from the exons ATGGTGGCTGTTAGG CTTCCCGTATATACTGCACCACCTGTGCAGTCTAAATATGTTGAAGAGCAGCCTGGTCATTTACAAATGGGCTTTGCATCCATCCGCAGTACAACTGGTCATTATATTGGCTGGTGCAAGGGTGTTTATGTGTTTGTGAAAATTGGGTTAATGAATACAGTACAATTTGGAAAAGATGCATATATCTACCTGAAGAATCCACCTCAAGATTTTCTTCCAAAACTTGGAGTGATTACAGTTTCAGGATTGGCAGGCTTGGTTTCAGCAAGAAAAGGTTCTAGGTTTAAGAAAATTGCTTATCCACTGGGACTGGCCACCTTAGCAGCCACTGTTTGCTACCCAGTTCAGTCAGTAATAATTGCAAAGGTAACTGGGAAAAAGGCATATACTATAAGCCAGCAAATTTATGAAGCAGTTAAATCATTGTGGacaaaaagcaacaaagaagAATCACTTCCTAAACCTAAAGGAAATTCTGTTGCACTAGAAATACCTGCAGAAACAACTGACAGCCTGAAATATTCAGTGTCCTTGCCAGCAGAACTCAGCtctgaaacaaagacaaaatcagAATCCACCTCAGGTGCTACACAGTTTATGCCTGACCCCAAGCTCGTGGATCACGGACGGTCCCATCCAGAAGATGTAGAAATGTACAGCACTAGAAGCTCAAATCCTCTGCATAGAGAACTACAAGATGTATGA